In the genome of Cellvibrio sp. KY-YJ-3, one region contains:
- a CDS encoding RtcB family protein translates to MPVKIELNKNAGNGFKPVKIYTRDIENEALTQLKKIAELPIIHSHIAAMPDVHLGIGATVGAVIPTLNAIIPAAVGVDIGCGMSAVRLSVKSSQLPDNLAAMRSAIERAVPVGLQAHKTVSIRESACKQMAAGVEWLFEKHPTVMKMLKQPNTLWTKQMGTLGSGNHFIEVCVDENKDVWIMLHTGSRGIGNAIGQYFIALAKKDMGKHIHNLPDKDLAYFTEGSEHFVDYVTAVNWAQEYARVNRNEIMGLVLRAIAPFLPKFQADRHAINCHHNYVSREHHFGADVLVTRKGAISAREGELGIIPGSMGAKSFIVRGKGNTDSFCSCAHGAGRKMSRTAARHAFSKEDLIAQTKGVECRKDKAVIDEIPAAYKDIDEVMHNQSDLIEVVHTLKQVLCIKG, encoded by the coding sequence ATGCCTGTAAAAATTGAATTAAACAAAAATGCGGGAAATGGTTTTAAACCGGTAAAAATTTACACCCGCGATATTGAAAATGAGGCGCTGACGCAACTGAAAAAAATTGCGGAATTGCCGATCATTCATTCGCATATAGCGGCCATGCCCGATGTGCATTTAGGTATTGGTGCGACCGTAGGCGCGGTGATACCAACCTTAAATGCCATTATTCCCGCTGCTGTGGGTGTGGATATTGGTTGCGGTATGAGTGCGGTACGGCTTTCGGTTAAATCATCGCAACTGCCGGACAACCTCGCCGCAATGCGCAGTGCAATCGAACGCGCAGTGCCGGTAGGTTTGCAAGCGCATAAAACGGTGAGCATTCGTGAAAGCGCATGCAAACAAATGGCAGCGGGTGTGGAGTGGTTATTTGAAAAACACCCGACGGTGATGAAGATGTTAAAGCAACCGAACACCCTGTGGACTAAACAAATGGGCACGCTCGGTAGCGGCAATCATTTTATTGAAGTTTGTGTTGATGAAAATAAAGACGTGTGGATCATGCTGCACACTGGCAGCCGTGGAATAGGCAATGCGATTGGGCAATATTTTATCGCCCTCGCCAAAAAAGATATGGGAAAACACATTCACAACTTGCCCGATAAAGATTTGGCCTATTTCACCGAAGGCAGTGAACACTTTGTGGATTACGTGACGGCGGTAAATTGGGCACAGGAATATGCGCGTGTAAATCGCAATGAAATTATGGGCTTGGTATTGCGCGCAATAGCGCCATTTTTACCCAAGTTTCAAGCCGATCGCCATGCGATTAACTGTCACCATAATTATGTGAGCCGCGAGCATCATTTCGGCGCTGATGTATTGGTCACACGTAAAGGAGCCATCAGCGCACGCGAAGGTGAGCTGGGAATTATTCCCGGCAGCATGGGCGCTAAATCTTTTATCGTGCGCGGAAAAGGCAATACCGATTCGTTTTGCTCCTGCGCCCACGGTGCCGGTAGAAAAATGAGCCGCACTGCAGCACGTCATGCGTTTAGCAAAGAAGATTTAATCGCACAAACCAAAGGTGTTGAATGTCGTAAAGATAAAGCAGTAATTGATGAAATTCCTGCGGCATACAAAGACATCGACGAGGTTATGCACAACCAATCTGACTTGATAGAAGTGGTTCATACACTCAAACAAGTCTTATGTATAAAAGGATAA
- a CDS encoding DUF3592 domain-containing protein, translating into MLKTLKHNWFMLLFALPFAGVGIGLLLFSIIPNLYTWQQMKSWPQVQAQLLEANLSVNRGDDSNTYQATARYTYRYQMLDYTGERVAIMGGSDNIGDFQQQLAAQLSSALQNQQSVPAWVNPTDPTDAVLNRDLRWSMLGFKLIFVLVFGGVGIGLMLWTLLAKTGATNHPESTSKPWLGQQQWANREVTCNGKSGLWFLWGFTLIWNLISLPAVIAIPGELDKGNQLILMVLLFPLFGVIMLAWAINNTRSWRRFGQLRLMLDPYPGRLGGQVGGTLTLPLAYNSQQRFPVSLQCLRSYEIGSGKNRSRRETVIWQTTGLAHTKPAPAGGTLLAVCFDVPADLPASETYSSDYRFWRLDLHADLPGVDLQRQFEIPVFATAEPAHTALPMSSQHPQLMDEREAQIEAIANIEQIPGGVRMHFPMLQNAGTNLIGLIVGVFFAGAGILMGLKSDAPAIMVWVFTLLGSLVTLICLKLLFTSLRVQLDHNGLISERYWLGIPIGRNQIPRAEISNLQIATSYSTQSSKGHQEICKIIALTHSGKKIPVAINLQGRETAQLALEAVGSLSGYAIG; encoded by the coding sequence ATGCTAAAAACACTCAAACACAACTGGTTTATGTTGCTCTTTGCCCTGCCCTTTGCCGGGGTGGGCATCGGTTTACTCCTGTTCAGTATTATTCCCAACCTCTATACATGGCAGCAGATGAAATCCTGGCCGCAAGTGCAGGCGCAACTGCTGGAGGCCAATTTATCGGTCAATCGCGGCGACGATAGCAATACCTACCAGGCCACTGCGCGTTACACCTATCGCTACCAGATGCTGGACTATACCGGCGAGCGGGTAGCCATTATGGGCGGCAGCGACAACATTGGTGACTTCCAGCAACAGCTGGCCGCCCAGCTATCCTCTGCACTGCAAAACCAACAGTCCGTTCCCGCCTGGGTCAACCCCACAGACCCCACCGACGCCGTGCTCAACCGCGACCTGCGCTGGAGCATGCTCGGCTTCAAACTGATTTTTGTGCTGGTGTTTGGCGGCGTAGGTATCGGCCTGATGCTGTGGACGCTGCTCGCCAAAACCGGCGCTACCAACCACCCCGAGAGCACCAGCAAACCCTGGCTCGGGCAGCAGCAATGGGCAAACCGCGAAGTGACCTGCAATGGCAAAAGCGGCCTTTGGTTTCTCTGGGGCTTCACTCTTATTTGGAACCTCATCTCGCTACCCGCCGTGATTGCGATTCCCGGCGAACTGGATAAAGGTAACCAGCTCATCCTGATGGTTTTATTATTTCCCCTCTTCGGGGTGATTATGCTGGCGTGGGCCATCAATAACACCCGCAGCTGGCGCCGTTTTGGCCAGTTGCGTCTGATGCTCGACCCCTACCCCGGTCGTTTGGGTGGACAAGTGGGTGGTACCCTCACCCTGCCTCTGGCCTACAACAGCCAACAGCGTTTTCCCGTCAGCTTGCAATGCCTGCGCAGCTACGAAATCGGCAGCGGCAAAAACCGCAGTCGCCGTGAAACGGTGATCTGGCAAACCACCGGCTTGGCGCACACAAAACCTGCACCCGCCGGTGGGACCTTATTAGCGGTGTGTTTTGACGTGCCCGCCGACCTGCCCGCCTCGGAAACCTACAGCAGCGACTATCGTTTCTGGCGCCTGGACTTACATGCCGATTTACCCGGCGTGGATTTGCAGCGCCAGTTTGAAATCCCCGTATTCGCCACCGCCGAACCAGCGCACACGGCACTACCGATGAGCAGCCAACACCCGCAACTCATGGATGAGCGCGAAGCGCAAATTGAAGCCATCGCCAATATCGAACAAATCCCCGGCGGCGTGCGCATGCATTTCCCGATGCTACAAAACGCGGGCACTAACCTGATTGGGTTAATCGTGGGCGTATTTTTTGCGGGCGCCGGTATTCTCATGGGCCTTAAATCCGATGCCCCGGCAATCATGGTGTGGGTATTCACCCTGCTCGGCAGCCTGGTCACACTTATCTGCCTCAAACTGCTCTTCACCAGTTTGCGCGTCCAGCTGGATCACAATGGCCTGATCAGCGAACGCTACTGGCTGGGAATTCCCATTGGACGCAATCAAATTCCGCGCGCAGAAATTAGCAACTTACAAATCGCCACCAGCTACAGCACACAGAGCAGTAAAGGTCATCAAGAAATCTGCAAAATCATTGCCCTCACCCACAGCGGCAAAAAAATTCCCGTCGCGATCAATTTACAAGGTCGCGAAACAGCGCAGCTGGCGTTGGAGGCGGTTGGAAGTTTGAGTGGGTATGCGATTGGTTAG
- a CDS encoding monovalent cation/H+ antiporter subunit D: protein MSHLLIAPLLLPLLTAVLLIFLSGRSLLLIRCLSIISTALLVAVAIALLQVANDGQIHLYALGNWMPPFGIVLVLDRLSALMLLVTSVLALFSLIYAARGTDGPGDKLHAMVQFLLLGVNGAFLTGDLFNLFVFFEVLLIASYALLLHGRGAERARAGLHYVVINLAGSALFLIAVSALYGITGSLNMADMAAKVAQLDPADAPLAATAGVLLLVVFGLKAAIAPLYFWLPRAYASASAPVAALFAIMTKVGVYTIVRTYTLIFGDSAGPLANLALPWLWPLALITLALGLLGALAARELRVQIAYLVVVSVGTLLAGIALNTEAALAASFYYLIHSTWICGALFLLANLIQRQRGDLGDRITKGPRMAQSAILGSLFFIAAVSVIGLPPLSGFIGKLLLLSAAGTQGNAIWLWVLLLAGSLATLMALSRSGSTFFWRAEGDVVSTQGATDPDAGNPLAQKGELLAVIGLLLCIFMVTLGASTVLDYTQALAQQLLSPEAYIQAMHEFTATEGN from the coding sequence TTGAGTCATTTACTGATCGCTCCTCTTTTACTCCCTCTGCTCACCGCAGTGCTGCTGATTTTCCTCTCCGGTCGTTCGCTGTTGCTGATTCGCTGTTTAAGCATTATCTCCACCGCGCTACTGGTGGCGGTGGCGATTGCCCTGTTGCAAGTCGCCAACGATGGTCAAATCCACCTTTACGCCTTGGGCAATTGGATGCCGCCGTTCGGAATCGTGCTGGTGTTGGATCGTCTGAGCGCGCTTATGCTATTGGTCACCTCGGTGCTCGCGCTGTTCAGCCTTATCTACGCTGCACGCGGCACCGATGGCCCCGGCGACAAGCTCCACGCCATGGTGCAATTTCTATTGCTGGGGGTGAACGGCGCGTTTCTGACTGGCGATCTGTTTAACCTGTTTGTGTTTTTCGAGGTATTGCTCATCGCCTCATACGCGCTTTTACTGCATGGCCGTGGCGCCGAACGGGCGCGTGCGGGTCTGCACTATGTTGTGATTAATCTGGCAGGCTCGGCGCTGTTTTTGATCGCGGTATCGGCGCTTTACGGCATTACCGGCAGCCTCAATATGGCGGATATGGCAGCCAAAGTCGCCCAACTCGACCCCGCCGATGCCCCGCTCGCCGCCACCGCCGGTGTGTTGTTGTTGGTCGTATTTGGCCTCAAAGCCGCCATAGCGCCGCTGTATTTTTGGCTGCCGCGGGCCTACGCCTCGGCCAGTGCGCCGGTGGCCGCGCTCTTTGCGATCATGACCAAAGTGGGCGTTTACACCATAGTGCGCACTTACACCCTGATCTTTGGCGATAGTGCCGGACCGCTGGCAAATCTCGCGTTGCCATGGCTCTGGCCATTGGCGCTGATTACTCTGGCGCTGGGTTTGCTGGGCGCACTCGCGGCACGCGAACTACGCGTCCAGATCGCCTATTTGGTGGTGGTGTCGGTCGGCACACTGCTCGCCGGTATCGCGCTTAATACCGAAGCGGCGCTGGCGGCGAGTTTTTACTATCTCATTCATTCAACATGGATCTGTGGTGCACTGTTCCTGCTGGCCAATCTTATCCAGCGTCAGCGCGGTGATCTGGGTGATCGCATTACCAAAGGGCCGCGCATGGCGCAGTCGGCAATACTTGGCAGCCTGTTTTTTATCGCCGCTGTGAGTGTGATTGGCCTACCGCCGCTCAGTGGGTTTATCGGCAAGCTGTTGTTGCTCAGCGCCGCTGGTACTCAAGGCAATGCAATCTGGCTGTGGGTGCTATTGCTCGCTGGCAGCCTCGCCACGCTGATGGCGCTCAGTCGCAGCGGTTCCACTTTTTTCTGGCGTGCTGAGGGTGATGTAGTTTCAACCCAAGGCGCAACCGATCCCGATGCCGGCAACCCCTTGGCGCAAAAAGGTGAACTGCTGGCGGTGATCGGGCTTTTACTCTGCATTTTTATGGTTACGCTGGGCGCATCGACTGTGCTGGATTACACCCAAGCGCTGGCGCAGCAACTGCTATCGCCCGAAGCCTATATTCAAGCCATGCATGAATTCACCGCCACTGAGGGCAACTAA
- a CDS encoding K+/H+ antiporter subunit F, translating to MLTTAISIAMLLLGIAIALNLWRLILGPSLPDRILALDTMYINAIALLVLFGIYQGSMLYFEAALLIAVMGFVGTVALSKYLLRGDIIE from the coding sequence ATGCTCACCACAGCCATAAGTATCGCCATGTTGCTGCTGGGCATCGCCATCGCCCTCAACCTCTGGCGCCTGATACTCGGCCCCTCGCTGCCCGACCGCATACTCGCGCTCGACACCATGTACATCAACGCCATCGCGCTGCTGGTGTTGTTCGGTATTTATCAGGGCAGCATGTTGTATTTCGAAGCGGCGTTACTCATCGCGGTGATGGGTTTTGTCGGCACAGTCGCGCTCAGCAAATACCTGCTGCGTGGCGACATTATTGAATAA
- a CDS encoding Na+/H+ antiporter subunit E, whose product MNPRPATPSSTAPKARSWFPHAGLSVFMLLLWLLLANDVSVGQVVLGSILAWVIPWLTQGFWPESLRLRHPLVLIKFVLVVFWDILIANLILAVRILGPINKLQPAFMQVPLDIHHEFTITLFASTISLTPGTVSADLSLDRRYLLVHSLHVTDIDAAIAEMKQRYEAPLKEVFECSPQP is encoded by the coding sequence ATGAACCCACGACCGGCCACACCTTCTTCAACCGCACCCAAAGCGCGCAGCTGGTTTCCGCACGCGGGGTTGAGTGTATTTATGCTCTTGCTCTGGCTGCTGCTGGCGAACGATGTCAGCGTCGGCCAAGTCGTACTCGGCAGTATTCTGGCTTGGGTGATCCCCTGGCTTACACAAGGTTTCTGGCCCGAGTCCTTGCGCTTGCGTCACCCGCTGGTGCTGATCAAATTTGTGCTGGTGGTGTTCTGGGACATCCTCATCGCCAACTTGATTCTGGCGGTGCGCATCCTCGGCCCGATTAACAAACTGCAACCGGCTTTTATGCAGGTGCCGCTCGATATCCACCACGAATTCACCATCACCCTGTTTGCCAGCACCATCTCACTCACCCCCGGCACAGTGTCGGCGGATCTAAGTCTGGATCGTCGCTACCTGCTGGTGCACAGCCTGCACGTCACCGATATAGACGCCGCCATCGCCGAGATGAAACAGCGCTACGAAGCCCCGTTGAAGGAGGTATTTGAATGCTCACCACAGCCATAA
- a CDS encoding VOC family protein — protein MNNHEKLNYVEFAALDLLATKTFFSSVFGWEFVDYGPEYTAFSNQGLDGGFHKADMCSQASKGAALLVFYSSDIQMTLQKVINSGGTIIKPLFDFPGGCRFHFTEPSGNEFAVWSEAKI, from the coding sequence ATGAATAATCACGAAAAACTCAACTACGTCGAATTTGCCGCGCTCGATTTACTGGCAACCAAAACCTTTTTCTCCAGTGTATTTGGTTGGGAATTCGTCGATTATGGTCCTGAATACACCGCGTTTTCCAATCAGGGTTTGGATGGTGGTTTCCATAAAGCAGACATGTGCAGTCAAGCCAGTAAGGGTGCGGCGCTGTTGGTTTTTTATAGCTCGGATATTCAAATGACTTTACAAAAAGTGATTAACAGCGGTGGCACGATTATCAAACCGCTGTTCGATTTCCCCGGCGGTTGCCGGTTTCATTTTACTGAGCCGAGTGGTAATGAGTTTGCGGTTTGGTCGGAAGCAAAAATTTAA
- a CDS encoding Na+/H+ antiporter subunit C: MEALIALVIGVLVSCGVYLLLRARTFPVILGLTLLSYGVNLFIFVMGRLRTGAPAVVNKGDSLSSTLNYADPLPQALVLTAIVIGFAMTAFLLVLALRARAELGNDHVDGTAGLGEKPVKPVRPLEEDEV; the protein is encoded by the coding sequence ATGGAAGCGCTAATTGCGTTGGTGATTGGGGTATTGGTGAGCTGCGGTGTGTACTTGCTGCTGCGTGCCCGTACCTTTCCGGTCATTCTCGGCCTGACCCTGCTGTCCTACGGGGTTAACCTGTTTATTTTTGTGATGGGCCGCTTGCGCACCGGCGCACCGGCTGTGGTGAACAAGGGCGACAGCCTCAGCAGCACCCTCAATTATGCCGACCCGCTACCGCAAGCACTCGTACTCACCGCGATTGTGATCGGTTTTGCGATGACTGCCTTCCTGCTGGTACTCGCCTTGCGCGCCCGCGCCGAACTGGGTAATGACCACGTGGACGGCACAGCGGGCTTGGGCGAAAAACCGGTCAAGCCGGTGCGCCCGCTAGAGGAGGACGAAGTTTGA
- the blaKHM gene encoding KHM family subclass B1 metallo-beta-lactamase, whose amino-acid sequence MKFLLTLWVLFLSNISFADEPLPELEIKKLEEGVYLYTAYEKIEGWGLVGSNGLVVLDNKDAYLIDTPISAKDTEKLVKWIDAQGFTAKASISTHFHSDSTGGIAFLNSKSIPTYASKKTNKLLKNKGEAQATHSFTKNPFWLVNKKIEVFFPGAGHTSDNVVVWMPEQKILFGGCFVKPDGLGNLSHAVIEEWPASAEKLIARYGTAKLVVPGHGKVGDASFLEKTKQRAVEAAAAKK is encoded by the coding sequence ATGAAATTCTTGTTAACGCTATGGGTGCTGTTTTTATCAAACATCAGTTTCGCGGACGAGCCTCTGCCAGAATTGGAAATTAAAAAACTCGAAGAAGGGGTGTATCTGTACACCGCTTACGAAAAAATCGAAGGCTGGGGACTGGTTGGTTCTAACGGATTAGTCGTGCTTGATAACAAAGATGCGTATCTGATTGATACACCTATTTCAGCCAAAGACACTGAAAAATTAGTGAAATGGATTGACGCGCAGGGCTTTACCGCTAAGGCAAGTATTTCCACCCATTTCCACAGCGACAGTACTGGCGGTATTGCATTTCTCAACTCAAAGTCCATTCCAACTTATGCCTCCAAGAAAACTAACAAGCTGCTTAAAAATAAAGGTGAAGCACAAGCCACTCATTCGTTTACCAAAAATCCCTTTTGGTTAGTCAATAAAAAAATAGAAGTGTTTTTCCCCGGCGCTGGTCACACTTCAGATAATGTCGTGGTGTGGATGCCAGAACAGAAAATTCTATTCGGCGGCTGTTTTGTCAAACCCGACGGTCTCGGCAATCTTAGCCACGCAGTAATAGAAGAATGGCCTGCGTCCGCTGAAAAACTTATCGCTCGCTACGGCACCGCAAAACTGGTGGTGCCGGGGCATGGTAAAGTTGGCGATGCTTCGTTCTTGGAAAAAACCAAGCAGCGTGCAGTTGAGGCTGCAGCAGCTAAAAAGTGA
- a CDS encoding CBM35 domain-containing protein: MKNNIPVRSLGRYALFAAATSFLASAVQAQTLGDNLAITGPSAGADGSGFNDTKLVRDGNVGTATQASGTSNQRVSVKWGSAVTFNTVILREAGSKVTSWSLVDNDTGTVWATGTGIGAERVVNLGTRSTKKINLIVNATSAPAMAEFEVYNASGTASSAPASSAAPSSVAASSTPASSAPSSQTIVYQAESGSLSQAAVESNHSGFTGSGFVNFDNLVGSSAQWTVNQASAGTATITFRYANGTTSNRAMSISVNGTVINSSLAFNGTGAWATWAEQSMTTQLNAGSNVIRAVSTTSDGGPNLDQLSVTGGTVVVNSSSSQSSVAPSSVPASSVAPSSVPASSVAPSSSSVANTSSSASSNNGAIRPAKMEGFAAHAGVTGGAGGSVVTVSTGTELNAALCGRSTMSEPIVIRVNGTINHGNTTAQGCNTQADVIEIKAMSNISILGVGTNALFDEMGIHVRDASNIIIQNVHIRNVKKSGSPTSNGGDAIGLETNVDRVWIDHNWLEASGGEKDGYDSLLDMKAGVTNVTVSYNLYNDSSRAGLIGSSDSDNKNTNITFHHNWYKNIEQRTPLIRHALVHMYNNYWSNDSIDHMFHAINSRMNAKALVESNYFYNVNNPLLASDDSDVAGCWQTNNDNTVLPYIYYSRTVGNGALVIPEVVSGQLQSTCSVSVPYAVQMDAAANVPAIVMANAGVGKISP; encoded by the coding sequence ATGAAAAACAATATCCCTGTGCGCTCACTGGGCCGTTACGCCCTGTTCGCGGCGGCAACCAGTTTTCTGGCCAGTGCCGTTCAAGCACAAACACTCGGTGACAACCTTGCCATTACTGGCCCCAGCGCTGGCGCCGATGGCTCCGGCTTTAACGACACCAAACTGGTGCGCGACGGCAATGTCGGCACCGCCACCCAAGCTTCAGGTACCAGCAACCAGCGCGTGTCGGTCAAGTGGGGCAGTGCGGTGACGTTTAATACGGTGATCCTGCGTGAAGCGGGCAGCAAAGTGACCAGCTGGAGTTTGGTCGATAACGACACCGGCACTGTGTGGGCGACGGGCACCGGTATCGGCGCCGAGCGGGTGGTAAATTTAGGCACACGCAGCACCAAAAAAATCAATTTGATTGTGAATGCGACCAGCGCCCCGGCGATGGCCGAATTTGAAGTTTATAACGCCAGCGGCACGGCTTCGTCGGCGCCAGCTTCCAGCGCCGCCCCATCCAGTGTTGCCGCGTCCAGTACCCCCGCTTCAAGCGCACCTTCCAGCCAAACGATTGTGTACCAAGCTGAAAGCGGCAGTTTGTCGCAAGCGGCAGTGGAGTCCAACCACAGCGGTTTTACCGGCAGCGGTTTTGTGAACTTCGATAATCTGGTGGGTAGTTCCGCCCAGTGGACCGTCAATCAAGCCAGTGCGGGCACTGCGACTATCACCTTCCGCTATGCCAATGGCACTACCAGCAATCGCGCTATGTCGATCAGTGTCAACGGCACGGTGATCAATTCATCGCTGGCGTTTAATGGCACCGGCGCCTGGGCAACTTGGGCTGAGCAAAGCATGACAACCCAGTTGAATGCCGGCAGCAATGTGATTCGCGCGGTATCTACCACCAGCGATGGCGGCCCGAATCTGGATCAGCTGTCAGTGACTGGTGGAACAGTGGTGGTTAACTCTTCCAGCAGCCAGTCATCGGTTGCACCTAGCAGTGTACCGGCGTCGTCCGTTGCACCGAGCAGTGTGCCCGCTTCATCGGTTGCGCCAAGCAGCAGCTCGGTGGCTAACACCTCCAGCAGTGCATCCTCTAACAATGGGGCGATTCGCCCGGCGAAAATGGAAGGTTTTGCTGCCCATGCCGGTGTAACTGGCGGTGCCGGAGGTAGCGTCGTTACCGTGTCGACGGGTACGGAATTGAATGCGGCGCTCTGCGGTCGCAGCACCATGAGTGAACCTATAGTGATCCGGGTCAATGGCACTATCAATCACGGCAATACCACTGCCCAGGGCTGTAATACCCAGGCGGATGTGATTGAAATCAAGGCGATGAGCAACATCTCGATTCTAGGGGTGGGCACCAATGCGCTGTTTGATGAAATGGGCATCCATGTGCGCGATGCTTCCAACATCATCATCCAAAACGTGCATATCCGTAATGTGAAGAAGAGCGGTTCACCCACCTCCAACGGCGGTGATGCTATCGGCCTGGAAACCAATGTGGATCGCGTGTGGATCGACCACAACTGGCTGGAAGCGTCGGGTGGCGAAAAAGACGGTTACGATTCGCTGTTGGATATGAAAGCCGGGGTGACCAACGTGACGGTTTCCTACAACCTCTACAACGATTCCAGCCGTGCGGGATTAATTGGCTCGAGCGATAGCGACAACAAAAATACCAACATCACCTTCCATCACAACTGGTACAAAAACATCGAACAGCGCACCCCGCTGATCCGCCACGCGTTAGTGCACATGTACAACAACTACTGGTCTAACGACAGTATCGACCACATGTTCCATGCCATTAACTCGCGTATGAACGCCAAGGCGCTGGTGGAGAGCAACTACTTCTACAACGTCAACAACCCGCTGCTGGCCTCCGACGATTCCGATGTTGCCGGCTGCTGGCAAACCAATAACGACAATACGGTATTGCCCTACATCTACTACAGCCGCACGGTGGGTAATGGCGCTTTGGTTATTCCGGAAGTGGTGAGTGGCCAATTGCAATCCACTTGCTCGGTGTCGGTGCCCTACGCGGTACAAATGGATGCCGCTGCCAATGTACCGGCCATCGTTATGGCCAATGCCGGGGTAGGAAAAATCTCGCCGTAA
- a CDS encoding Na+/H+ antiporter subunit G: MPVSLDSALLEGLISFFLLVGATFALIGSIGLMRLPDFYLRLHGPAKATTLGVGGIIIGSVIFFSTQGDGLSLHELLIALFLFITAPVSCHIVAKAALHLRLEAVERTRGKPWN, encoded by the coding sequence ATGCCTGTTTCGCTCGACTCTGCATTACTGGAAGGCCTAATAAGCTTCTTCCTACTCGTCGGTGCCACCTTCGCGCTCATTGGCTCCATCGGCCTGATGCGCCTGCCGGATTTTTACCTCCGCCTGCACGGCCCCGCCAAAGCCACCACGCTGGGAGTTGGTGGCATCATCATCGGCTCAGTGATTTTCTTCTCCACCCAGGGCGATGGTTTGAGCCTGCATGAATTACTGATCGCGTTATTCCTCTTCATCACTGCGCCCGTTAGCTGCCACATAGTTGCCAAAGCGGCACTGCATTTGCGTTTGGAGGCAGTGGAGCGGACGCGGGGGAAACCGTGGAATTAG